cttgccttattgatTTATAATTATGATGAatttttccctggacatggatattGTCCCAGTCatctatatttggggataaatttacccagtgtttttatcagtcagaattttttatcatttagatgctcatgtactcagtgacaccgggttttgggagtgttttgtatatgaaattgtgaggttttctattgaattaaaataatttttttttcaaaattaaaaagatattgtgttttattgaggttgttggcttgcctagtattgagataggcgccatcacgacatgcggattttggatcgtgacaagtttgtatcagagcctaggttacataggtctcacgaatcatgatcaagtttagtatagtcttgcggatcggtatggagacgtctgtacttatcttcgagaggctgccgaacccttagaaaaatttcactttcttatattttgtcatgcgaatttgttgattccggaaactaaaatttcggttattctattctctcacgtatggggaggacacgtactaccagatcggacggttagccactagtgccaccagttagggccactagagaccggggccgaggtagaggtcgaggtgtagtaccaccagttgttccagctcaggagcagttTCCAGACATAGTTGAGATGGCAGggctagctcaggcaccagctgtgcctattgtgattcccggtcttcaggaggctttagcacagattttgactgtttgcactagccttgctcaggtggtttcggctcaggccgtaccagccacttctcaggccgggagaggTACTCAAACCCCtgtcgcccgtactctagagcaggtagtgcagggacttcagataccggaggCACTACTagtccagccggttgcagctgctaaggcccaggtgggtcctattatgaatTACAATGAGCAgaagagattagagaggtttgggagactccattctccaactttcagtggaactgagtccgaggatgctcaggatttcttggatAGATTCCAGCGGATGCTTCATACAACGGGTATTCTGAAGAcaagtggggtctcatttactacttttcagctgaccggggcagccttcagatggtgggagacttatgagaggggTAGGACAGTTGGTGCAACACCACTTTCATGACATGAGTTCTCTGTATTAATTCTGGAGAggtttgtgccacagacccgcagagaggaactgcgcagacagtttgagtatTTATGTCAGAAGGACTTATCCGTGActtagtatgagatgcggttttcaGAGTTTGCTCGTCATACAGTTTggctggttcccactgagagggagcaGATcaagaggttcattaatggcctcaaccagcAGTTCCGTTTTGTTAGGACTCTGGGGAATGTAGCAGGTGTTAacttcgacgaggtggttgatagtgCTCGACGACTAGAGATGGTCTGTACTCAGGAGCGTgaagagagggaggctaagaggtctcgtggtccgggtaattctagcggtgttccttctaggggACAGCCCTATcacagtaggggtcgtccttataggcccgctcagatgactCGTTCAGCTCATCgtagtgcatcagctagccatggttcatatagtgctcAACAGAATCAGTCTTATCTTGGTGAACTTCTatctcagagttcatctcgtgcaccatcgGTTCAGGGTTTATCTGTACCAGGTTTttttggtagttattctggttctcgaggtccgcctcagaactcgccaccatttttcgagagggattgctatgagtgtagagagctgggtcatgtgaggaaatattgtccccgcTTTTCAcgaggtccagttcagtagaggaTTCAGGCTACAACTCTTATACCAGTTActccaccacccgcccatccagctcggggtggggctcagtcagctaggggtcacccaagagagggaggctgatcaggtggcggtcagacccgattctatgcttttcctgccaagcCAAATGTCGTTTCTTCAAatgtagtgatcacatgtattgtttcagtgtgccacatggaagcttctatattatttgaccctggttctacttattcatatgtatcatcatactttgctcattatctggatatgccctgtgagtccttagtttcacatgttcatgtatccacgctcgtgggcgatactattattgtggaccgtgtgtatcggtcgtgtgtgataactattgggggactgtagactagatttgatctcttattgcttagtatggttgatttcaatgtaatcttgggtatggattggttgtctccatgccatgctattctggattgtcacgcaaaTATAGTGACGTTGGCGATACCGGGATTGCCGAAGGTCGAGTGGAAAGGTTCTCTAAATTATGTTCCCAGCAAGGTGATTTCTTGTTTGAAAGCCCAGCGGAtgattgggaaggggtgtttgtcatatttggcctttgtgagagatgtttaTTCAGACACTCATACTATTGATTCTATACTGGTAgtgcgagatttttcggatgtatttcctacagacctatcgggtatgccacccgacatggatattgatttcggtattgacttggttctgggcactcagcccatttctcaaatctaacaaaaaaataacttaataacataaaaaaatgtaagagaaaccaattacaataaataaaactataatctttatattttttccaaaaagtcaacaaaagtcaacatcgGGCCCGCCTTGGATTCTGAATCCAAGCTTACCCGAGCGAAGCCCGAACCAATACAAACTCACACAAACAAAAATAGACTCAATCGAAAtccgatagctcaaccaattcgccAAAATATCGCTCTTAGGTGTTCATACCCAAGAGTCCAACTCACACTAATTAGGTCccatatctcccgaaatactcctccaaaactcgccaaattcgAGTATATTATTCTTCTAATACATGAGAACAAGACCCCAAAATGGAATCAGGAAACAAACGCCTCtaactcattttcaatttttaaaatttaggagataaccctaggtcttgatttaaagaattaaatgagttttaaattaaaatcatggattaaagcttaaaccaagggaatgaatcaaagggAAATACTTACgttatggtttagaccttacccCATGTAAGAAACTTGAataacatccttgaattctcccaattccaaactttcaagatgagaaaaactccaacaacatttATAGCCAAAAATGCCCAGCTATTCTGCCTCATTTTTTGTGCCAATAATCCTAaaactcacttttgatgcctCTAATGGATTTCTCGTAAAATTCCAgttaagttaggcttttgaatcactccatttgaccttataatgaaggagatatgttggtttcaatatttggaaatagtgtagatttttaaatacgaattcagtaacaatttcgtaattaatctgaaaaatctggcaacccaattcttagtaaaataacCATAAATTCCTCACATGATGTCAAAACTTGgtgatttcagttgctatggttccaaaattatgatacggatataatAGTTTAGTCAAAACATGAATCAAAGgccgtttgctcaatatggtaacctttatgctcaaatcgacgtcgaaaccgaaaacaatcaccatataacccaaacttatccaaaacttatcggaatttatccaaactttgtggacatgtccaaaataatcatacaaacgtattggaataattaaaacctgATTTCAAGTCCGTTTatccaaaagtcaaacattggttaactcttccaatttaaagcttctaaaacgagaatcattcttccaaatcaatcccgaaccgctcgaaaaccgaaatcaaccatacacgcaagtcataatacataatatgaagctattcaaagtTACAAACTaccgaatggaatgctaaagctcaaaatgatcgatcgggtcattacacaacTCATCCAAAAAAAGAGTGGCAATATCCTTTGATTCCTAAATAACAGTAATCTTGCTTTCCCAAGTGACTGGTAGGACCATAGATAGTCAAGATCTTTTCAACTCTTTCTTCTTTAGTGAGGATCCTTCCAAGTGACCTTAACTCATTTGTCAAGGTAGTGAATCTAGTATACATTTCCTGAATAGATTCACCcttcttcatagagaagttttcaTGTTATGAAGACAACAAAATACCTCTTGATCTTTTCACTTGACTTGTTCCTTCATGGGTTGCTTTCAATGTGTCCCATATTTGTTTAGCAGTGGTACAACCTTGGATTCTACTATACTTATCAGGACCAAGTCCACATATAAGACgcttcttggctttagcatttttctcccactttttcaaatcttcaactttgcgatcaacTCTTGTTTTTGGGACATCCCCACCTTTATCATTCATCTTGGCTGTTGGTAAGGGACCATCAATGACTATGTCCCAAAGCTCATAATCCTCGGCCTGCGAGTGATCTCTCATTCTCTCTTTCCACTAAGAGTAGTAGTGTCtattatgtcacgccccaaactcggggagcgcgaccgacactCAACCGAGTGGTCCCGGTCGAGTAAACCTGTTAGACACTATCTACCCGACTCACCTATGATCTAGAGAAGGCATGCTCTCATTAGTTAGGCAGTAGAAagttcatacatatatacattactaagtcgtttcattttgttacatcattgttaagtttcaaaatacatacatcctTATGACTGAGTGGAACAAGATCCCAAAACACAATATGATCCGTTGACCTttctaacacccatatacaacccacatagtgtctatggagcctctaaagatacaaaagagagtaaagatggtgccggcaacaaagccccagctatacctcaaaaagttaccacaatataaataaaaggtaTTATACATGacccccggaatgaaatggggctcaccgagtccactgagaagaggatgcaacactatctatgatcaacattgtctgctatAGAACCACCTGGATCCATTTAAAAATGCAGtgctcccggcaaaagggactttagtactgtcgaatagtacaagtatgtaaaactaaaacactatctcaatagaatgaacaataatacagggggaaacagtcaagaatgtaatatgagctttaaataacactaaaacatcaagttaaggatcacatagattttAAGTCAATTGCCACCAATAtaccacaatccacaataccaccgtattcttacatgtagtccgatctcggcccgatcggctaaaccatattatttgagacatcaaccatattcactatttcatttacaataccaccgtgttattagacggagtccgatctcggcccgatcggctaagccatctcatttgagacatcaaccatgttCACAATTttactcacaataccaccgtgttattacatggagtccgatctcggcccgatcggctaagccatctcatttgagacatcaaccatattcaatcgatcatcttacttcatatttctttcccatcttttcagcatattggcacaagtggctttaattataaagtcgttcttggcacttggccttatttcataattcgagttcttttccacaatccaacattattattatcatcaataacaatacgattttcattcaagactcttgatttcacatgtgagcaatttagaattcaaggcacatagaggcttttcacacaatttggcataacagtctttaatagaatttgacttgaagtctaggcatagtagcacatattctaagtcttgaacatttcctcagatgacgagataacatgatgaaagcatgggaatacatattacacatatatttgcaaagcaagcacattcgggatagcaatttctaggacgttcaatttgggacttacgtcgattgcatgaataccgtgggtttcaattctaagaagagcgggtttagcaaacatacctcaattgagcctcttaaaactctaagatgttccgtaatattagcaacttcaatctattttagtaatatagcaaaattgaacccaaaattaggaaaacgatcataattcttgctcacttgagcattctatcaaacactatgtgtgtattaaggtttcatggccttttttatgaaagactccaccaacccacaccccattcttttctatctttaactcacaacctcctcacataccttaggaacacatgaatgcaaggtaagcactcccatccccatgaattaccttgcTAATGGCCCATTTTAGTTACATTTTAAAATTAAGAGCTTGGGGTGATAGAAtattacctcttaggaagaagacctaggtgcctctcttgataatcttcaagattttaagtgagaattgaagagaaatttgATGACGATCAcattctccctctaggaccctctctcccactctaaaaatatcaaaaaataagtttaaaatggtccaaggtaggtgttttaacggaatagggtcgggtttagaaaccccaaaaatgaagctctggaacaggttctgcaattgcatatgcgaccgcataatggttatgtggtccgcgaaatgaccgcaaAAAGTGGCCCTGGGAACTGGGCTagcctgcttcactctgcggccgttTTGCGGCCCACAGAcatgttctgtggtcgcataatacgACGCAGAACCTCCCACCGCAAAAGTCCAAGGACGATTATGcggccaaagtgcggcccgccaaacggttatgcggtcgcataattggccgcagaATTCACCTCAAAATTGGCCAAAAAggttgcttcactctgcggctatTTTGCGGTCTGCATAGTGGTTCTGCGATCGTAGAACGGGCCGTATAAATGCCTACTgctgcccaatattttccttcaactccccatcgcactgttcaatccaaaaagtctactactattaacctctacgcctacttcggcatcacgGAATCCGGGTTTTTAAGAAagattttacagggccttacatatTAAATAATGGTGGCCTAGTGATGGATTTCCCTTCACAGTTACTAGGTGGTGCACTTATTTGATCTttttcctaaggtgttagcctcttcaaggataacctactctaataccaattgatgttttatactttaGTACCACACAAGAGGGAGGTCTTTTGTGTGGTACCCAATTTTTGCGTGCACGGATATATTGAAGGACCTGGTTCTACTATGTGTTCTTTATACTACTGTTGTGAAataaaaaaatgcaaaaagtaaagaacacgatatttttatgtaaaaaagaCCCGAcgcaaaaggtgaaaaaatcacgacctactgtCCAGTTGGATTTTCCCAAACACTTCACTAAACTATGAGCCaaaatagagtttacaaaactcttgaaaacctaaggattaaactctaacccttgtagcaGCACACATGAGGCTATTGTGAttgcttcaagttaactctaacttgaaggATACAACTTAAGTACCTAGTACGAATGCTTCTAAAAAAAGctaaaaggtacaactcaaaatacATACCacactttgaactagaaataaagatAGGCTTATAAAACTCTTTATGGAACTGGTTCTTTAATCTGGTTCGTGTAGCTTTAGGTTCACATTCTTAAGTCTTAGATGAATTGTTCataaaatgccttgctattttgctctcaattttTGCTTTTACTTCTGTATGGTTGCGTTACCTATAAAAGAGAACAATATTGATATTTATAAAGTTAGTAAATAAAGAGTAACTATAAGTTTAATGATTTACTCTTCCttagtggaagagttctagttaacttTAGCCtctaactctttccttatcttggatTGAGTTCTCTTCAAATAAAGAGTCAtgctccttatcaaatatgcaatCTATAGGTTCAGGTATTATCATAAACAATCACTTATACTTATCCATGCACGTGCGTGCCTTTTGCCAGGCCAACACGATTCAATTCTAAACCATCCCATATTTAGTACACCGCCAAGACTATACAGTTATGTAATAACCCTGCCGGTTTTTTTGTTTCTAAAACCACGTTCCCCTATTAAAGTTTTCCTATATGTGCCTTTCCTATTTTATGACTTtcgggggtggttggtttggttttagaAGAGTTTGGAATGATCCAAAACACTTAGTTTcgtaatagtggcctaaggtggctaAGTTTGATTTAGGTCAACACTTTGAGTAAActacctcggaatcaggatttgaaggttccaacaagtttgtatggtaattttggacttgggtgtatgtccagATAGAGTTTCGGGTAGATCAGGAGCGTTTCAACGCTTATTgttagaagttggtattttaaaagttttagAGTTTTATAGTTTGACTTGGGGTGGACCTCGGTGTTATCGGACCCTGTTCAGAACTCCGAGTCTTGGGGTGGGCTTGTTTTGTTATATTggacttgtgtgtgaaatttggttTCATTTCGAGTTATCAAAGTATGATTCGCCGCGTTCGTAGTTAGGTTGAAGAAGTTTGACGTTTTGAAGTTGATAATTTTGGTTTGGGGTGCAATTCTTGGTTgcaatattattttatgtgtttcgggacctcgagtaggtccggaTTATATTTatggacatgttggtataattggacatGGTCCtaggtggctcgggtgagttttggaccacCCGGAGCAATGTTGAAGTTGGCAAATTTTTGATGGTGCTGGcatgcttcgcaatcgcgaaggagGTCCCGCGATTGCAAAGAAGGAATTTGGAGGGCCAGATAttgatcttcgcgaacgcgaagctggcCACGCGATCATGGTTGAGGGCTTGACTCCTCTTCATGAACATGGAGGAGCCtatacgaacgcgaagaaggaaaaggaAGGGAAGGGCTGGCAAGctttggccttcgtgaacgcgacagtgggtctgcgaacacgaaggcttggcgGGAGTGTTCTTCGCGAAAGTGACAGGGCATTCGCGAATGCGTAAAAGGATTTCTAGGCAATGACAACATTGACCTTCGCGATCGTGTGGGTGCTCTTGCGATTGCAAAGAGGTAGAGCATGGGCAAAATATAAGTTTTATTTCGGGACTTCGACTCAAGTGTCAAGTGTCACTAGGTAATTGATTCCTactcattgtgagttaaatacatgaaataTATAGGGATTTTAATATAGAAATTAGTAGAATTTTGGGGGTTTAGGTGGAAAACATAGAattggtaaaaatgagatttaactaTGAAGTTAGTTATGGAATTGGAAATaacttatatatttgagttcgtgatactGTGGGTAGTATTTATCTTTGAAAAGTTCCGAAATCCGAGCACGTGAGCCCGGGGTTAACGTTTATTGACATTTCGTATAGGGTTGGAAATCgattctaatagttaaattatgagttcttgagtatattttgattggtttgcacgttcctttggctagttttgagttgTTCGGCATTGATTTGAGGTGTTAGTGAAGTGTTAGAGCCGAGTAGTGGACTTGGaagtaaggtaagtctcttgcctaatcttgtaagaggaaaaTTATCTCGTAGGTATtctaattgttatgtgctacgtgCTATTGGTGCTATGTACGTATGAGATGACGAGCATCCGTACGTAAGCTAGATTCTtggttatgtccgggtagacttagacctaTATCATGCCTTAAATGTACTACTTGAATTAATCTAGCAtgtttgattacttgaattcataACTGAGCTTGAGACTAGAATTTACATATTTGACCGAGCCTCCTTACTTTAAGTTTTGGCGGGATATTTGATTGCcagtaaaaattatattttctctaGCATTCATATCCTCGTGTTGTGTTTATGTGATCGGTAGTTCCGTGTTTTCTTGACTCACACGTATCTTCGCGAGTggggttgttcgcctcggtagtgttatgaaatattattataGGAGTGGGTTGCTTGCCTCGACAGTATtataagatgcatctatggatcgggccatacgacctcgacaGTATTATataacactactcttatgggatcggaccattcgcctcggcagaattttGCGTAATATTCGATATGGAGTCAGAGTACATATGagttttcctgacttgagattTGACGTTGTAGTTGGTTATCTTTGTTTCCTTCGAGGCAATTTATGGTGTTTGATGATTTCGTAATTACTATTATGTTGAGAATCATGTTATGCATATTTACCTGTTTCGTTGTTACTTGTTATGCTTCATACCTGTCTACTTTCATATActtgttattggaccactagtaagtgtcgacgtCGAcgctcgccactacttcttcgaggttagattagatacttactaggtacacgttgatttacatacacatactatacttctgcactaattgtgcaggtattGAGACAAGTACATCCAGTGGTCCCTCGGGCGCGTAGTCATATCGGCTGAAGACTTAGTGATGAGCTGCTTCCCATGCTTCGACCTGCAGCACCCAGAGTCTCCTTCCCCCTATGTTTACTATATCCTGTCTACTTTCATTCCAAACagtagttgtagtagttttgtatattctattagttgctcatacacttgtgacactgagTTTGAGAATTTTTAGTAGATGTTCATAGTTGTACTTGATATTTATATCATTTTGCTTTATGTTTTTTTTCATATATCATGACTTATTAAGAATGAAAGTAGTTTATCATGGTTTCTAAACCTATCTCTGCTTTATTATTGTAATTCTTAGTTTCAAAATGTTTTACGAATAGTTGTTTGTGTTGATGGTTCATCGTTGGCTTTCCTAACGATAGAGTTGGAAGACATCATGGCCTATGGTGGGAATTGGATCGTggcagcttggtatcagagcactaggttcacataggtctcacaagtcatgagcagacctagtagagtcttgaagaTCGGtgcagagatgtctgtacttatcttcaagaggctatagggtgctaggaaacttctctttcatCATTTCCTATTGTGATATCGATGTTGTTCTAAGTCtaaatctttctcttattctctcacaaatagtgAGAACACGTGCGATGGCATCATCTGGTGGTAGAGGGTCTGCTCCCCCGGTCGTCAAAGGtaaaggcagaggccgagggagggccaAAGCTCCTACTGGGGGACAAAGGCATCCCAGAGTTACCCTAGTGGCACCACTAGTGGAACCGatggaggatcctattattgaggagcgggATGAGATACCTGTAGTCGAGCAGGCTCTGACAGAGTTCATGACCGCGCTAAGATTCCAGAAGGTCATGGGTCATATGCTGCAATTCATGGACTCTATGACTCAGGCCGGATTATTTCCATCAGACCCATCCACATCTCAagcaggagggggagcacagacccctaccactTATGCGCCAGGACATGTTGCTTTCATTTATCAAACCCTAGGGGTACTACCTGCGGGCGGAGTTTAGCCGATTGTAATGGGTAGGGTAGATACCAGACCAACCGCGACCATTTAGGAGCAGAAATGGCTGGAAATATTTACTAGGCTTCATCCTCCCCACTTTAGAAGTGAGCAGTcagaggacccacaagatttcaTTGACCGTTTTAGGGAGAGGCTGCATAATTTGGGACTAGTAGAGTCCAATGGGGTAGACTTCACCACTTTTCATCTAGAGTGGAAggcccatagatggtggcagtcttatcttacGACTAGGCTAACAGGTTCACCTTCCTTGACTTAGGATCAATTCATGCACATCTTCCTGGAGAAGTGTATTCCTGCTTCACAGAGGGAGGAGTTACGGGGTCAGTTAGAGtgactccagcagggtcagacgTCTAGGGACTATGGCCGACTATGAGGTGAGGTTCACTAAGTTGTCTTGTCATGCAACTATCATACTTCCTACATAGGTAGAGAGTGCGGAGTTTTATTACGGGCTTTCACTATATGATTCAGGTTTCTATGGCCCGAGAGGCAGAGTTGGGGACTTCTTTCCTCTAGGTAGTGGAGGTAGCTCGAAGGATCGAGCGTATCTACAGCCATGTTAGAGAGTTCATGTTGCGAGATAAATAGCCTCGGcattctggagggttcagtggcgCCCCGGTTGGGGGAAGAGATCAGTTCATTAGGGGCCATCCTAGCAGGCCTATGTATTCAGCACCACAGCCTATTCGGGGGTGCTCCAGCACGACCTTACTTCAGTGACATTTAAAAGAGTATCTACCAtgcaccagctattcagggttcctctagtgggtaCTCAGGCTATCAGGGCCAAATCTAGAGTTAGCAGTTTCCCACACtcagaggttgcttcgagtgcaTAGAGTTTGGTCACGTGAAGAGGTTTTGTACCAAACTTTGGGGCAAGGGAGTGCCGCAGGGCCATTTGCACATGACTATTGCACCAGCTGTTGCACCACCCATCCGGCCGACCAGAGGTAGAGTGCAGGTGAGTAGGGGTTgccctagaggtagaggccagtcaggtggtgctccagctagattctatgccttTCTAGCTAGACAAGAGGCAGTAGCGTCAgacgccgtgatcacatgtatcaTTTTCATCTGCCGTAGAGATATtccagtactatttgatccagggtctacctattcctatgtatatattttttttggctccttatttggatatatctcgtgagtccttgggtgttcctgtatatgtgtccacattgatgggtgattctattattgtggatcgggtttacTATGGGTATGAGATCAGAGCGGATCTTCTATTGCTTGATATTATTAACTTTGATATTatcctaggcatggattggttgtatcCATACCATGCCATTCTAGATtaccatgccaagactattaccttattGATGCCATAGTTTCCTAGGTTGTAGTGGAGAGGTTCATCTAGTAGTGCATCCAGTCaggttatttctttcttgaaggcttgacatatggttgagaagggttgtttggcctatCTGGCCTTTGTTCGAGATACCGTTGTGGAGACTCCCGCGTTAGATTCGGTTCTTGTGGTGTGGGATTTTTACGATATATTTCCTGCTGACTTACCAGGCATGCTACCGGACCgcgatatcaattttggtattgatttggcacCATGAACCTAGCCTATCTCTATTCTGCCTTATCGTATGGCTCTCGCGGAGTTGAGAGAGCTGAACTATAAGGTTCATGAGTTACTCGAGAAGGGATTCATCAGGTCGAGTATGTCGCCTTAAGGCGCactggtgttatttgtgaagaagaaggatagtagtATGCTGATGTGCATTAATTACCGCTAGCTGAAtcaagtcaccatcaagaataagaaTCTATTGTCAcgcattaatgatttatttgatcagcttcagagtGCAAGGGTGTTATCGAAGATTGAGTTGTGATCTGGGTATCATCGGCTGAGGATTcctgattcggatgttccgaagatggcTTTTCCCACTAGATATGGGAACTACGAGTtactagtgatgtcctttggcttgaTTAATGCTCCTGCAACctttatggatttaatgaatcGAGTGTTCATGCTTTATCTTGACTCAATAATGACATATTAATCTACTCGCATaacatggaggagcacgagcaacatttgaggatagtgcttcagactttgagggaacaaaagttatatgctaagttctccaagtgcgagttctggttagattttgTGGCTTTCATGGGGAATGTTGTATCAGGTAAGGGTATTATggtagatcccaggaagatcgaggcagttcagagttggcctcgtcctaccacagtgACCAAGATCAACAGTTTCTTGGGTCTAGCAAGTTACtatcatcggtttgtggaggACTTATCGTCTATTGTAGC
This sequence is a window from Nicotiana tomentosiformis chromosome 5, ASM39032v3, whole genome shotgun sequence. Protein-coding genes within it:
- the LOC138892780 gene encoding uncharacterized protein produces the protein MRFSEFARHTVWLVPTEREQIKRFINGLNQQFRFVRTLGNVAGVNFDEVVDSARRLEMVCTQEREEREAKRSRGPGNSSGVPSRGQPYHSRGRPYRPAQMTRSAHRSASASHGSYSAQQNQSYLGELLSQSSSRAPSVQGLSVPGFFGSYSGSRGPPQNSPPFFERDCYECRELGHVRKYCPRFSRGPVQ